A part of Terriglobus roseus genomic DNA contains:
- a CDS encoding acido-empty-quinoprotein group A, giving the protein MARRLLTFAAALLLAPLAPAQNVTNADLAKPLQNEWLTYNGDYTARRYSALTAVNKQTVKHLTLAWTSKMTPGDQLAPLTGYSKVRPTLITGGEGAGGLGAGGIKGTILQRDGILYVTQPDNTYAVDARSGEVLWHYYWKTRGGTHIGNRGVALYKDYLFFETPDDYLVSLEVKTGKERWHKKLADVEGGYFATPAPIVIKNHVIAGVGNDIDAPSFLKSFDPETGELQWTWYVTPQNPGDPGLDSWKNLDAARHGGGGTWVTGAYDPETNYYIMSTGNPTPSWTNGNRGDGDNLYACSLVALDVDTGKLKWYVSTSPHDTHDYDSAQTPVLVDGVFNGRKRKMAVTAARNGYFFVVDRVTGEHLLTTKYGETTNWSNKLTPRGGPYPDPEKDASIGGSLISPASGGTVNWQPPAYSPQTGLLYQYENNGFSDAFLTDPDPRGAMGLGGKDELSIGTYSNYISGIDYKTGKARWRHSLYGQGTGGGGLLATAGGLLFSGDGSGNLVAFDTANGNPLWHAHIGSITNAPQTFVLDGHQYVIAASGDTVYAFELL; this is encoded by the coding sequence ATGGCGCGACGACTTCTAACTTTTGCTGCTGCCCTGCTACTGGCTCCTTTGGCGCCTGCGCAGAATGTAACCAACGCGGATCTCGCAAAGCCCCTGCAGAACGAGTGGCTGACGTACAACGGTGATTACACCGCGCGTCGCTACAGTGCGTTGACCGCTGTGAACAAGCAGACGGTGAAGCACCTGACGCTGGCGTGGACTTCAAAGATGACGCCGGGGGATCAGCTTGCGCCGTTGACCGGATACAGCAAGGTGCGTCCTACACTGATCACGGGTGGTGAAGGCGCGGGCGGACTGGGTGCTGGTGGTATCAAGGGCACCATTCTGCAGCGCGACGGCATTCTTTATGTAACGCAGCCGGACAATACGTATGCCGTGGATGCGCGCAGTGGTGAAGTGCTGTGGCACTACTACTGGAAGACGCGCGGCGGTACGCACATTGGCAATCGCGGCGTTGCTTTGTATAAGGACTATCTCTTCTTCGAGACGCCGGATGACTATCTTGTGTCGCTGGAAGTGAAGACGGGCAAGGAACGCTGGCATAAGAAGCTGGCCGATGTTGAGGGCGGATACTTCGCCACACCAGCGCCGATTGTGATCAAGAACCATGTGATTGCAGGTGTGGGTAACGACATTGATGCGCCGAGCTTCCTGAAGTCGTTTGATCCGGAGACGGGCGAGCTGCAGTGGACGTGGTACGTGACGCCGCAGAACCCTGGCGATCCGGGTCTTGATTCGTGGAAGAACCTGGATGCTGCTCGTCATGGTGGTGGCGGTACTTGGGTGACGGGTGCATACGATCCCGAAACGAACTACTACATCATGAGCACGGGCAATCCCACACCGAGCTGGACGAACGGCAACCGTGGCGATGGCGACAATCTGTACGCGTGCTCGCTGGTGGCGCTGGATGTGGATACCGGCAAGCTGAAGTGGTACGTGTCCACTTCGCCGCATGACACGCACGATTACGATTCGGCACAGACGCCGGTGCTGGTGGACGGTGTGTTCAACGGACGCAAGCGGAAGATGGCTGTGACTGCGGCTCGTAACGGCTACTTCTTTGTGGTGGATCGCGTGACGGGTGAGCATCTGTTGACGACGAAGTATGGCGAGACGACGAACTGGTCGAACAAGCTGACGCCGCGTGGTGGACCGTACCCTGATCCGGAGAAGGATGCTTCGATTGGTGGCAGCCTGATTTCGCCAGCTTCGGGCGGCACCGTGAACTGGCAGCCTCCGGCTTACTCGCCGCAGACGGGCTTGCTGTACCAGTATGAGAACAACGGATTCTCCGATGCGTTCCTGACTGATCCTGATCCGCGTGGTGCGATGGGATTGGGCGGTAAGGACGAGCTTTCCATCGGTACGTACTCGAACTACATCTCGGGTATCGACTACAAGACGGGCAAGGCGCGGTGGCGTCACTCGTTGTATGGACAGGGCACGGGCGGCGGTGGATTGCTGGCCACGGCTGGTGGTCTGCTGTTCAGCGGCGATGGCTCTGGCAACCTGGTGGCGTTCGATACGGCGAATGGTAATCCGCTGTGGCACGCGCACATTGGCAGCATCACCAATGCACCGCAGACGTTTGTGCTGGATGGACATCAGTATGTCATCGCGGCGTCGGGCGATACGGTGTATGCGTTTGAATTGTTGTAA